Genomic DNA from Mus musculus strain C57BL/6J chromosome Y, GRCm38.p6 C57BL/6J:
gtggcagtgagtttaaagattagaaggaataagagaatgtgtggcttcattggaggaagtggatgtgtcaacaaggatgggtttgagttttcaagaagccaaagcaatggcagaatctctctctttgcttaaggatcaatagttctctattgctccagtgatgggatccctcccttggtgaatgaccaaacttctgaaaatgtaagcaagcctctagttaaatgttttgttttctaatagttgccttatccatggtatctgttcacatcaataaaagagtgacaaagacagtggcaagccaataagctgttttttgctgttactgatacaacttcctgttttgtcttcctcggtgatagactataacacttctatttccaagttatttttgattgtagtattctacatagtgagaaagaagcaaactagaacaattacatctcaggtaggtacacgagtatatcttacctttaaataaaaataaaatgtctacacattattatttgtggttttaagattagtggcattggcactgttagacatttttcctatgaatgtcttactatgtttattgttgtaaggatccaccatgtccaaagagcaaattccatagcaaaggttgtattcagcttatacttccacattgttgttaattatcaaagaagttgggacagaaactgaaacaacaaaggatcctggagccaggagcttattcagaggctatggtgtggtgatacttattgtcttgctcctctagtcttgcttagcttgctttcttaaataacccaggactactaatacaaggatgtcaacacccacaatggagtgggtgctctcccaccaattatgaaatttcctaacagctggatcttgtggaggcatcttctccactgaggctcctcctctttgaagaagctagatcttgtcaattgctatgaaaccagtgtggcattctaaatatattttgtctatgaggaggtgtggccttgtaggaataggtctggccttgctggaggaagcatatcattttggggctttaaagctctaccagtgtggaagagaccctccctgcatgcagaatacatagtttttcctggaagcatttggatgaagatgcataattctaaacttcctctccaccaccatgtctgcctagacagtgccatattttctgccttgatgatcgtggagtaaatctctgaacgtgtaatgaaatgtagaaaagcactAATGAAATGTTggctcttatgagtggcctttgacatggtgtcttttcacagcaactaatccctaagagaatcagttactgcagaaactctcccagatattaaaattaatcaacaatagagattattatcaaatgctgaagcatacaaacttattctagagaggaaaattgtaatgactgagtccatggcattcctgcctcaaaaaaaaaaaaaaaaaaaaaaaaaaaaaaacctctgagagtatagatggaacccaggcagacctccatgaagtacatgggctcctcaaaaagtgacccacacagtggggaaactcataacatttgaaacccatgtcaactggcgtagaaaagaggtcagcatatatgcattggttacaccttcagtgttttctaagaatgaggtcacatataagtaaaagactagaatttccaggctatagacaggctgaagttatacataggtatgtagggggtcatgtgtttagaggagagctaggtggaacaggccactgtggggctttttatggttatctggggatctcattggagacctgcaaaagatcacaggattcatcacagggaaagagtgctcacggaaggaactcaggatccattccaacccaaaattatctcacagcatattcattttctgttttactttacttttggaactcattacacaaaatcaaggtttctgtgatgatttagggagtctcataaatataaacattcactagtctagatggcctgtgtaaaaatggacacacacacacacacacacacacacacacacactcacaaacacacacacacaaacacacacacacacacacacacacacacacacaaacacacccatctgtaatgacaggctggctatttgttaagaaaacaaagaagccaatgtggatatggcccaagtttgactatttccttaaaatttctcttcttcctgtgtctccagcttaactttttgagaactccaacttagaattcatttgtctctcagtgtcctctactctttgtgtgtcccttattgcttttaatggtcaccatcaattagaactttcttatcttcaatctggtctgttttatgcatgtgaattttggatttcttaaaaaagatatctttatgggattagagagatgaatcaatggtaacaagcacttttgcaccacaagaaaaatggatttggtttcttgaattcatatccaatggcaaataatcacctttaatgtcagctccaggggacctgacaatgcatgtctctgtgttcacctgtactcaaaagcacataccatatccccacccacataagtaaagataataaatcttaaaatgtgagacaggtttctttaagtgtcattattcaaagaaaacctgttttctctgatttctgagtctatttcaatcagttttctgggtttcaccttgtgcaacaaggccacattaattttaaatgtcccactttccccaactttttgtttctctttcagtcttcacatcagaggttctacctatgtcctgtccttctcccctacttactaaacatccatctttttctgccatccctgctcctcaaagttccatctccaattccttattctgcatgcagaccagagaagctgttcattttagcatgtatgattttaggtgtatgtacttttcaccgcctgaaatgaaactttcatcttcattggaAGTtctttccactgtaggccatctcgtccagcaaattgttcactcacagcatgtcatgtcacacatttacatttttagaacaaaacacattttattggcaaagatactgggattatcaaagacccttatgtagccaacacaggaaaaaaaaactttttttttcttccagtcctatatgtttacgtttctgtactttatgatttttcaacttcaagaatctttggcaccatagtatagacatagatatggatgtcaccatgaaacttgataaagtacacggaaggattggctagaacttggtaaacaacctttccgaactttttggaaccatcttttctggtgtactccACCCAGTTACcaatcaacacatcactgtcatctcctgatctctcctcagccggaggagtgtctggaatcatgtggaggttaccttccttgtagtcatccaggagctgataagcatagagagctggatccttcttgtaggtaatgtaaaacaaatccttcatgattggcacctgggctagcaccacccccctccagttgacctcagagccatctttcccctcaaatttgtgttgtaccgctctgccaaccagggctctggcgaggtgggcatccctcacctgaggaaatactactatgggaggcaaaaccttaaagtttaaaatcctgtcatcactgtagagctccaatccgtagatgctgtcaattccatcatacttcaccaagtaaagcgaagggtttgttggcagttgatctagaactatggccttccattgggtgacaggctcattaccttccttccaactgtgagaaattctgcagccgacaatattcctcagggtgttggaagaagacttcctcctcctcttcttcatgagggatgacatgctaagcctcttcaaaggtattttcttctacatggctgtagccttgctgtggtataccacaccaaacccaggcagatgtcttgtggctatcattctgtgttcaaatatacttgcccattgccttggattgaagatattgcctgtttaaaccagacacaatgctgttgctactgtcatatatatgagttactgaaaggcaatgggtgtagggtgggagagaatgcaggaccaaggctcttctctaatggaattttgagcaggtcaagaaggttatgctaaacatgtttgggcttctaaacttaatttgatcaaaataagaagctcataatccagctatgg
This window encodes:
- the Gm21660 gene encoding Y-linked testis-specific protein 1-like is translated as MSSLMKKRRRKSSSNTLRNIVGCRISHSWKEGNEPVTQWKAIVLDQLPTNPSLYLVKYDGIDSIYGLELYSDDRILNFKVLPPIVVFPQVRDAHLARALVGRAVQHKFEGKDGSEVNWRGVVLAQVPIMKDLFYITYKKDPALYAYQLLDDYKEGNLHMIPDTPPAEERSGDDSDVLIGNWVEYTRKDGSKKFGKVVYQVLANPSVYFIKFHGDIHIYVYTMVPKILEVEKS